In a single window of the Globicephala melas chromosome 10, mGloMel1.2, whole genome shotgun sequence genome:
- the CCDC134 gene encoding coiled-coil domain-containing protein 134 isoform X1 produces the protein MASESYAQPGRALGTHGAESGIERRISGSNSRDSRICPTQVRFFGFLFPLFPASVITGCLISPDPKFCLNQCLVPLSLERDGGSSRVLDMDLLRFLAFLSVLLLSGTGVTDTLRTSLDPSLEIYKKMFEVKRREQLLALKNLAQLNDVHQQYKILDVMLKGLFKVLEDSRTVLIAADVLPDGPFPQDEKLKDAFSQVVENTAFFGDVVLRFPRIVHHCFDHNSNWNLLIRWGISFCNQSGVFDQGPHSPILRLMAQELGISEKDSDFQNPFKVDHTEFSTSTDPFQKALRGEEKRRKKEEKRKEIRKGPRISRSQSEL, from the exons ATGGCCTCGGAGTCGTACGCCCAGCCGGGAAGAGCTCTGGGGACTCATGGGGCAGAGAGCGGGATTGAGAGGCGGATAAGTGGGAGTAACAGTAGAGACAGCAGGATCTGCCCCACGCAAGTCCGCTTTTTCGGCTTTCTTTTCCCACTTTTTCCTGCTTCAGTCATTACCGGCTGTCTGATTTCCCCTGACCCCAAGTTCTGCCTTAACCAGTGTTTGGTTCCCTTGAGTCTGGAGCGTGACGGTGGAAG CTCCAGAGTCTTAGATATGGACCTTCTTCGGTTCCTGGCCTTCCTCTCTGTCCTGCTACTGTCTGGGACAGGAGTCACAGACACCCTGAGGACCTCCCTGGACCCGAGCCTGGAGATCT ACAAGAAGATGTTTGAGGTGAAGCGGCGGGAGCAGCTGTTGGCGCTGAAAAACCTAGCACAGCTGAATGATgtccaccagcagtacaagatcCTTGATGTCATGCTCAAGGGGCTCTTTAAG GTGCTGGAGGACTCCCGGACAGTGCTCATTGCTGCAGATGTGCTCCCAGATGGGCCCTTCCCCCAGGACGAGAAACTGAAGGATG CTTTCTCCCAAGTGGTGGAGAACACAGCCTTCTTCGGTGATGTGGTGCTGCGCTTCCCAAGGATCGTGCACCACTGCTTTGACCACAACTCCAACTGGAACCTCCTCATCCGCTGGGGCATCAGCTTCTGCAACCAGTCGGGCGTCTTTGACCAGGGCCCCCACTCGCCCATCCTCCGCCTG ATGGCCCAGGAGCTGGGAATCAGCGAGAAAGACTCTGACTTCCAGAACCCATTTAAAGTAGACCACACAGAG TTCAGCACCAGCACTGACCCTTTCCAGAAGGccctgagaggagaggagaaacgccggaagaaagaggagaagcgGAAAGAGATCCGAAAAGGCCCTCGGATCTCAAGATCCCAGTCCGAGTTATAG
- the CCDC134 gene encoding coiled-coil domain-containing protein 134 isoform X2, giving the protein MDLLRFLAFLSVLLLSGTGVTDTLRTSLDPSLEIYKKMFEVKRREQLLALKNLAQLNDVHQQYKILDVMLKGLFKVLEDSRTVLIAADVLPDGPFPQDEKLKDAFSQVVENTAFFGDVVLRFPRIVHHCFDHNSNWNLLIRWGISFCNQSGVFDQGPHSPILRLMAQELGISEKDSDFQNPFKVDHTEFSTSTDPFQKALRGEEKRRKKEEKRKEIRKGPRISRSQSEL; this is encoded by the exons ATGGACCTTCTTCGGTTCCTGGCCTTCCTCTCTGTCCTGCTACTGTCTGGGACAGGAGTCACAGACACCCTGAGGACCTCCCTGGACCCGAGCCTGGAGATCT ACAAGAAGATGTTTGAGGTGAAGCGGCGGGAGCAGCTGTTGGCGCTGAAAAACCTAGCACAGCTGAATGATgtccaccagcagtacaagatcCTTGATGTCATGCTCAAGGGGCTCTTTAAG GTGCTGGAGGACTCCCGGACAGTGCTCATTGCTGCAGATGTGCTCCCAGATGGGCCCTTCCCCCAGGACGAGAAACTGAAGGATG CTTTCTCCCAAGTGGTGGAGAACACAGCCTTCTTCGGTGATGTGGTGCTGCGCTTCCCAAGGATCGTGCACCACTGCTTTGACCACAACTCCAACTGGAACCTCCTCATCCGCTGGGGCATCAGCTTCTGCAACCAGTCGGGCGTCTTTGACCAGGGCCCCCACTCGCCCATCCTCCGCCTG ATGGCCCAGGAGCTGGGAATCAGCGAGAAAGACTCTGACTTCCAGAACCCATTTAAAGTAGACCACACAGAG TTCAGCACCAGCACTGACCCTTTCCAGAAGGccctgagaggagaggagaaacgccggaagaaagaggagaagcgGAAAGAGATCCGAAAAGGCCCTCGGATCTCAAGATCCCAGTCCGAGTTATAG